One region of Peromyscus eremicus chromosome 4, PerEre_H2_v1, whole genome shotgun sequence genomic DNA includes:
- the Pmpca gene encoding mitochondrial-processing peptidase subunit alpha isoform X2 yields the protein MKQNISVELLIFWKNWHFRLLLDLTAKMKFCLRWRSMVVSVTARPQDTTMYAVSADSKGLDTVVGLLADVVLHPCLTDEEIEMTRMAVQFELEDLNMRPDPEPLLTEMIHEAAFRENTVGLHRFCPAENIAKIDREVLHSYLKNYYTPDRMVLAGVGVEHEHLVECARKYLLGAQPAWGATGAVDVDRSVAQYTGGIIKVERDMSNVSLGPTPIPELTHIMVGLESCSFLEEDFIPFAVLNMMMGGGGSFSAGGPGKGMFSRLYLNVLNRHHWMYNATSYHHSYEDTGLLCIHASADPRQVREMVEIITKEFILMGRTVDLVELERAKTQLMSMLMMNLESRPVIFEDVGRQVLATHSRKLPHELCTLIRNVKPEDIKRVASKMLRGKPAVAALGDLTDLPTYEHVQAALSSRDGRLPRTYRLFR from the exons ATGAAGCAAAATATCTCAGTGGAATTGCTCATTTTTTGGAAAAATTGGCATTTTCG TCTACTGCTCGATTTGACAGCAAAGATGAAATTCTGCTTACGCTGGAGAAGCATGGTGGTATCTGTGACTGCCAGACCTCAag ACACCACCATGTATGCTGTGTCTGCTGACAGCAAAGGCTTGGACACTGTGGTGGGCCTGCTGGCTGACGTGGTTCTGCACCCCTGCCTGACAG atgaagaaattgagatgACAAGGATGGCTGTCCAGTTTGAACTTGAGGACCTGAACATGAGACCTGATCCAGAGCCACTGCTCACCGAGATGATTCATGAA GCTGCTTTTAGGGAGAACACAGTGGGCCTGCACCGGTTTTGCCCTGCAGAAAACATAGCAAAGATTGATAGAGAAGTGCTGCATTCCTACCTGAAGAACTACTACACCCCGGACCGTATGGTGCTTGCTGGAGTGGGAGTGGAGCATGAGCACCTGGTGGAATGTGCCAGAAAGTACCTCCTGGGAGCTCAGCCTGCCTGGGGAGCTACTGGGGCTGTGGATGTTGACAGATCAGTGGCACAGTACACTGGGGGAATCATCAAG GTGGAGAGAGACATGTCCAATGTCAGCCTTGGCCCAACCCCAATTCCTGAGCTCACACACATCATGGTGGGACTAGAGAGCTGTTCCTTCCTG GAGGAGGACTTCATCCCCTTTGCTGTGCTGAATATGATGATGGGAGGAGGGGGTTCCTTCTCAGCTGGAGGGCCTGGCAAAGGCATGTTCTCTAGGCTCTACCTCAACGTGCTCAATCG GCACCACTGGATGTACAATGCAACCTCCTACCACCACAGCTATGAAGACACGGGCCTCCTATGCATTCATGCCAGTGCAGACCCAAGACAG GTTCGAGAAATGGTGGAAATCATCACCAAGGAGTTTATCTTGATGGGCAGAACAGTAGATTTG GTGGAGCTAGAGCGGGCCAAGACACAGCTGATGTCCATGCTCATGATGAACCTGGAGTCCAGGCCTGTGATCTTCGAGGATGTGGGGAGGCAGGTGTTGGCTACACATTCAAGAAAGCTGCCCCACGAGCTATGCACGCTCATTC GCAATGTAAAGCCAGAAGATATCAAGAGGGTTGCTTCCAAGATGCTCCGtgggaagcctgctgtggccGCCCTGGGTGATTTGACTGACCTCCCCACCTATGAGCATGTCCAGGCAGCGCTGTCTAGCAGAGATGGGCGCCTGCCCAGGACATACCGGCTCTTTCGGTAG
- the Entr1 gene encoding endosome-associated-trafficking regulator 1 isoform X3, with translation MSGYARRPGAPPLSRTRSLVVPDVPDQGQSMGVRRSAVFTSLDKCCSHKACCDYGDKLEDLEEANPFSFKEFLKTKNLSLSKEDTTNSRIYPKEASRHPLGLDHSSPASQPVGYGLEYQQPFFEDPTRARNLDDDEEEDGWNEAYLPSAVEQTHSSRATENSSPCGTYLSFFSNASELAGPESLPPWTLSDTDSRVSPASPAGSPNTDFAAHGESLGDRHLRTLQISYEALKDENSKLRRKLNEVQSFSETQTEMVRTLERKLEAKMIKEESDFHDLESVVQQVEQNLELMTKRAVKAENHVMKLKQEINLLQAQLSNFKRENEALRSGQGASLTVVKQNTDVALQNLHVVMNSAHASIKQLVSGAETLNLVAEILKSIDRITEVKDEADS, from the exons ATGTCAGGCTACGCGCGGCGTCCGGGCGCGCCCCCACTATCGAGGACGCGGAGCCTCGTGGTTCCCGACG TCCCAGACCAGGGCCAGTCAATGGGAGTCAGGCGGTCTGCGGTCTTCACCTCCCTGGACAAATGCTGCAGTCATAAGGCTTGCTGTGATTACG GTGACAAACTTGAAGACCTTGAAGAAGCCAATCCGTTTTCCTTCAAAGAGTTTCTGAAAACCAAGAACCTCAGCCTATCAAAAGAAGACACGACCAACAGTCGAATTTACCCGAAG GAAGCCTCGAGGCACCCACTGGGACTAGACCACAGCTCCCCTGCCTCCCAGCCCGTGGGGTATGGCCTGGAATATCAGCAGCCGTTTTTTGAAGACCCAACAAGAGCCAGGAACCTGGATGATGATGAGGAAGAAGATGGATGGAATGAAGCCTACCTGCCATCTGCTGTGGAGCAGACTCATTCCTCTAGGGCCACAGAGAATTCATCGCCCTGTGGCACctacctttcctttttttccaacGCATCGGAGCTGGCAGGTCCTGAGTCTTTGCCCCCATGGACGCTGAGTGACACTGACTCAAGGGTCTCCCCAGCATCCCCAGCGGGGAGTCCTAACACAGACTTTGCAGCTCACGGGGAGTCCCTGGGAGACAGACACCTTCGGACGCTGCAGATAAGTTACGAAGCA CTGAAAGATGAAAATTCTAAGCTCAGAAGAAAGCTAAATGAGGTTCAGAGCTTCTCTGAAACTCAAACAGAAAT GGTGAGGACGCTTGAGCGAAAGTTGGAAGCGAAGATGATCAAGGAGGAGAGTGACTTCCATGACCTGGAGTCGGTGGTCCAGCAAGTGGAACAGAATCTCGAACTGATGACC AAACGGGCTGTGAAAGCAGAAAATCATGTCATGAAGCTGAAACAGGAAATAAATTTGCTCCAG GCACAGCTGTCCAACTTCAAGCGAGAGAATGAAGCCCTGCGGTCAGGCCAGGGTGCCAGCCTTACAGTGGTGAAGCAAAACACCGATGTGGCCTTGCAGAACCTCCATGTTGTCATGAACAGTGCACATGCGTCCATAAA
- the Pmpca gene encoding mitochondrial-processing peptidase subunit alpha isoform X1 codes for MATAVWAAARLLRGSAARCARPRLGPPAHRRFSSGATYPNIPLSSPLPGVPKPVFATVDGQEKFETKVTTLDNGLRVVSQNKFGQFCTVGILINSGSRYEAKYLSGIAHFLEKLAFSSTARFDSKDEILLTLEKHGGICDCQTSRDTTMYAVSADSKGLDTVVGLLADVVLHPCLTDEEIEMTRMAVQFELEDLNMRPDPEPLLTEMIHEAAFRENTVGLHRFCPAENIAKIDREVLHSYLKNYYTPDRMVLAGVGVEHEHLVECARKYLLGAQPAWGATGAVDVDRSVAQYTGGIIKVERDMSNVSLGPTPIPELTHIMVGLESCSFLEEDFIPFAVLNMMMGGGGSFSAGGPGKGMFSRLYLNVLNRHHWMYNATSYHHSYEDTGLLCIHASADPRQVREMVEIITKEFILMGRTVDLVELERAKTQLMSMLMMNLESRPVIFEDVGRQVLATHSRKLPHELCTLIRNVKPEDIKRVASKMLRGKPAVAALGDLTDLPTYEHVQAALSSRDGRLPRTYRLFR; via the exons ATGGCGACGGCGGTGTGGGCGGCCGCGCGGTTGCTTCGGGGCTCTGCGGCTCGGTGCGCGCGGCCCAG GCTTGGACCTCCTGCACACAGACGGTTCAGCAGTGGCGCCACATATCCCAAcatccccctctcttctcccttacCCGGAGTGCCCAAGCCTGTCTTCGCTACAGTTGATGGACAGGAAAAGTTTGAAACCAAAGTTACTACGCTGGACAATGGGCTTCGTGTGGTATCTCAAAATAAGTTTGGACAATTCTGTACCGTAGGAA TTCTTATTAATTCAGGATCACGATATGAAGCAAAATATCTCAGTGGAATTGCTCATTTTTTGGAAAAATTGGCATTTTCG TCTACTGCTCGATTTGACAGCAAAGATGAAATTCTGCTTACGCTGGAGAAGCATGGTGGTATCTGTGACTGCCAGACCTCAag AGACACCACCATGTATGCTGTGTCTGCTGACAGCAAAGGCTTGGACACTGTGGTGGGCCTGCTGGCTGACGTGGTTCTGCACCCCTGCCTGACAG atgaagaaattgagatgACAAGGATGGCTGTCCAGTTTGAACTTGAGGACCTGAACATGAGACCTGATCCAGAGCCACTGCTCACCGAGATGATTCATGAA GCTGCTTTTAGGGAGAACACAGTGGGCCTGCACCGGTTTTGCCCTGCAGAAAACATAGCAAAGATTGATAGAGAAGTGCTGCATTCCTACCTGAAGAACTACTACACCCCGGACCGTATGGTGCTTGCTGGAGTGGGAGTGGAGCATGAGCACCTGGTGGAATGTGCCAGAAAGTACCTCCTGGGAGCTCAGCCTGCCTGGGGAGCTACTGGGGCTGTGGATGTTGACAGATCAGTGGCACAGTACACTGGGGGAATCATCAAG GTGGAGAGAGACATGTCCAATGTCAGCCTTGGCCCAACCCCAATTCCTGAGCTCACACACATCATGGTGGGACTAGAGAGCTGTTCCTTCCTG GAGGAGGACTTCATCCCCTTTGCTGTGCTGAATATGATGATGGGAGGAGGGGGTTCCTTCTCAGCTGGAGGGCCTGGCAAAGGCATGTTCTCTAGGCTCTACCTCAACGTGCTCAATCG GCACCACTGGATGTACAATGCAACCTCCTACCACCACAGCTATGAAGACACGGGCCTCCTATGCATTCATGCCAGTGCAGACCCAAGACAG GTTCGAGAAATGGTGGAAATCATCACCAAGGAGTTTATCTTGATGGGCAGAACAGTAGATTTG GTGGAGCTAGAGCGGGCCAAGACACAGCTGATGTCCATGCTCATGATGAACCTGGAGTCCAGGCCTGTGATCTTCGAGGATGTGGGGAGGCAGGTGTTGGCTACACATTCAAGAAAGCTGCCCCACGAGCTATGCACGCTCATTC GCAATGTAAAGCCAGAAGATATCAAGAGGGTTGCTTCCAAGATGCTCCGtgggaagcctgctgtggccGCCCTGGGTGATTTGACTGACCTCCCCACCTATGAGCATGTCCAGGCAGCGCTGTCTAGCAGAGATGGGCGCCTGCCCAGGACATACCGGCTCTTTCGGTAG
- the Entr1 gene encoding endosome-associated-trafficking regulator 1 isoform X5 produces the protein MSGYARRPGAPPLSRTRSLVVPDGDKLEDLEEANPFSFKEFLKTKNLSLSKEDTTNSRIYPKEASRHPLGLDHSSPASQPVGYGLEYQQPFFEDPTRARNLDDDEEEDGWNEAYLPSAVEQTHSSRATENSSPCGTYLSFFSNASELAGPESLPPWTLSDTDSRVSPASPAGSPNTDFAAHGESLGDRHLRTLQISYEALKDENSKLRRKLNEVQSFSETQTEMVRTLERKLEAKMIKEESDFHDLESVVQQVEQNLELMTKRAVKAENHVMKLKQEINLLQAQLSNFKRENEALRSGQGASLTVVKQNTDVALQNLHVVMNSAHASIKQLVSGAETLNLVAEILKSIDRITEVKDEADS, from the exons ATGTCAGGCTACGCGCGGCGTCCGGGCGCGCCCCCACTATCGAGGACGCGGAGCCTCGTGGTTCCCGACG GTGACAAACTTGAAGACCTTGAAGAAGCCAATCCGTTTTCCTTCAAAGAGTTTCTGAAAACCAAGAACCTCAGCCTATCAAAAGAAGACACGACCAACAGTCGAATTTACCCGAAG GAAGCCTCGAGGCACCCACTGGGACTAGACCACAGCTCCCCTGCCTCCCAGCCCGTGGGGTATGGCCTGGAATATCAGCAGCCGTTTTTTGAAGACCCAACAAGAGCCAGGAACCTGGATGATGATGAGGAAGAAGATGGATGGAATGAAGCCTACCTGCCATCTGCTGTGGAGCAGACTCATTCCTCTAGGGCCACAGAGAATTCATCGCCCTGTGGCACctacctttcctttttttccaacGCATCGGAGCTGGCAGGTCCTGAGTCTTTGCCCCCATGGACGCTGAGTGACACTGACTCAAGGGTCTCCCCAGCATCCCCAGCGGGGAGTCCTAACACAGACTTTGCAGCTCACGGGGAGTCCCTGGGAGACAGACACCTTCGGACGCTGCAGATAAGTTACGAAGCA CTGAAAGATGAAAATTCTAAGCTCAGAAGAAAGCTAAATGAGGTTCAGAGCTTCTCTGAAACTCAAACAGAAAT GGTGAGGACGCTTGAGCGAAAGTTGGAAGCGAAGATGATCAAGGAGGAGAGTGACTTCCATGACCTGGAGTCGGTGGTCCAGCAAGTGGAACAGAATCTCGAACTGATGACC AAACGGGCTGTGAAAGCAGAAAATCATGTCATGAAGCTGAAACAGGAAATAAATTTGCTCCAG GCACAGCTGTCCAACTTCAAGCGAGAGAATGAAGCCCTGCGGTCAGGCCAGGGTGCCAGCCTTACAGTGGTGAAGCAAAACACCGATGTGGCCTTGCAGAACCTCCATGTTGTCATGAACAGTGCACATGCGTCCATAAA
- the Entr1 gene encoding endosome-associated-trafficking regulator 1 isoform X4: MSGYARRPGAPPLSRTRSLVVPDDFGYGKGKCTKQGPSGAHETRFGGDKLEDLEEANPFSFKEFLKTKNLSLSKEDTTNSRIYPKEASRHPLGLDHSSPASQPVGYGLEYQQPFFEDPTRARNLDDDEEEDGWNEAYLPSAVEQTHSSRATENSSPCGTYLSFFSNASELAGPESLPPWTLSDTDSRVSPASPAGSPNTDFAAHGESLGDRHLRTLQISYEALKDENSKLRRKLNEVQSFSETQTEMVRTLERKLEAKMIKEESDFHDLESVVQQVEQNLELMTKRAVKAENHVMKLKQEINLLQAQLSNFKRENEALRSGQGASLTVVKQNTDVALQNLHVVMNSAHASIKQLVSGAETLNLVAEILKSIDRITEVKDEADS; the protein is encoded by the exons ATGTCAGGCTACGCGCGGCGTCCGGGCGCGCCCCCACTATCGAGGACGCGGAGCCTCGTGGTTCCCGACG ATTTTGGCTATGGAAAGGGGAAATGTACTAAGCAAGGTCCATCGGGAGCCCATGAGACGCGCTTTGGAG GTGACAAACTTGAAGACCTTGAAGAAGCCAATCCGTTTTCCTTCAAAGAGTTTCTGAAAACCAAGAACCTCAGCCTATCAAAAGAAGACACGACCAACAGTCGAATTTACCCGAAG GAAGCCTCGAGGCACCCACTGGGACTAGACCACAGCTCCCCTGCCTCCCAGCCCGTGGGGTATGGCCTGGAATATCAGCAGCCGTTTTTTGAAGACCCAACAAGAGCCAGGAACCTGGATGATGATGAGGAAGAAGATGGATGGAATGAAGCCTACCTGCCATCTGCTGTGGAGCAGACTCATTCCTCTAGGGCCACAGAGAATTCATCGCCCTGTGGCACctacctttcctttttttccaacGCATCGGAGCTGGCAGGTCCTGAGTCTTTGCCCCCATGGACGCTGAGTGACACTGACTCAAGGGTCTCCCCAGCATCCCCAGCGGGGAGTCCTAACACAGACTTTGCAGCTCACGGGGAGTCCCTGGGAGACAGACACCTTCGGACGCTGCAGATAAGTTACGAAGCA CTGAAAGATGAAAATTCTAAGCTCAGAAGAAAGCTAAATGAGGTTCAGAGCTTCTCTGAAACTCAAACAGAAAT GGTGAGGACGCTTGAGCGAAAGTTGGAAGCGAAGATGATCAAGGAGGAGAGTGACTTCCATGACCTGGAGTCGGTGGTCCAGCAAGTGGAACAGAATCTCGAACTGATGACC AAACGGGCTGTGAAAGCAGAAAATCATGTCATGAAGCTGAAACAGGAAATAAATTTGCTCCAG GCACAGCTGTCCAACTTCAAGCGAGAGAATGAAGCCCTGCGGTCAGGCCAGGGTGCCAGCCTTACAGTGGTGAAGCAAAACACCGATGTGGCCTTGCAGAACCTCCATGTTGTCATGAACAGTGCACATGCGTCCATAAA
- the Entr1 gene encoding endosome-associated-trafficking regulator 1 isoform X1, producing the protein MSGYARRPGAPPLSRTRSLVVPDAPAFYERRSCLPQLDCERPHGGDLHPHLFGFRPTFMCYVPSPVLASVGDTVPDQGQSMGVRRSAVFTSLDKCCSHKACCDYGDKLEDLEEANPFSFKEFLKTKNLSLSKEDTTNSRIYPKEASRHPLGLDHSSPASQPVGYGLEYQQPFFEDPTRARNLDDDEEEDGWNEAYLPSAVEQTHSSRATENSSPCGTYLSFFSNASELAGPESLPPWTLSDTDSRVSPASPAGSPNTDFAAHGESLGDRHLRTLQISYEALKDENSKLRRKLNEVQSFSETQTEMVRTLERKLEAKMIKEESDFHDLESVVQQVEQNLELMTKRAVKAENHVMKLKQEINLLQAQLSNFKRENEALRSGQGASLTVVKQNTDVALQNLHVVMNSAHASIKQLVSGAETLNLVAEILKSIDRITEVKDEADS; encoded by the exons ATGTCAGGCTACGCGCGGCGTCCGGGCGCGCCCCCACTATCGAGGACGCGGAGCCTCGTGGTTCCCGACG CTCCTGCGTTCTATGAGCGCCGGTCTTGTCTCCCCCAGCTAGACTGTGAGCGCCCCCATGGCGGGGATCTGCACCCCCACCTCTTCGGCTTTCGGCCGACGTTTATGTGCTATGTGCCCAGCCCGGTGCTGGCTTCGGTAGGAGACACAG TCCCAGACCAGGGCCAGTCAATGGGAGTCAGGCGGTCTGCGGTCTTCACCTCCCTGGACAAATGCTGCAGTCATAAGGCTTGCTGTGATTACG GTGACAAACTTGAAGACCTTGAAGAAGCCAATCCGTTTTCCTTCAAAGAGTTTCTGAAAACCAAGAACCTCAGCCTATCAAAAGAAGACACGACCAACAGTCGAATTTACCCGAAG GAAGCCTCGAGGCACCCACTGGGACTAGACCACAGCTCCCCTGCCTCCCAGCCCGTGGGGTATGGCCTGGAATATCAGCAGCCGTTTTTTGAAGACCCAACAAGAGCCAGGAACCTGGATGATGATGAGGAAGAAGATGGATGGAATGAAGCCTACCTGCCATCTGCTGTGGAGCAGACTCATTCCTCTAGGGCCACAGAGAATTCATCGCCCTGTGGCACctacctttcctttttttccaacGCATCGGAGCTGGCAGGTCCTGAGTCTTTGCCCCCATGGACGCTGAGTGACACTGACTCAAGGGTCTCCCCAGCATCCCCAGCGGGGAGTCCTAACACAGACTTTGCAGCTCACGGGGAGTCCCTGGGAGACAGACACCTTCGGACGCTGCAGATAAGTTACGAAGCA CTGAAAGATGAAAATTCTAAGCTCAGAAGAAAGCTAAATGAGGTTCAGAGCTTCTCTGAAACTCAAACAGAAAT GGTGAGGACGCTTGAGCGAAAGTTGGAAGCGAAGATGATCAAGGAGGAGAGTGACTTCCATGACCTGGAGTCGGTGGTCCAGCAAGTGGAACAGAATCTCGAACTGATGACC AAACGGGCTGTGAAAGCAGAAAATCATGTCATGAAGCTGAAACAGGAAATAAATTTGCTCCAG GCACAGCTGTCCAACTTCAAGCGAGAGAATGAAGCCCTGCGGTCAGGCCAGGGTGCCAGCCTTACAGTGGTGAAGCAAAACACCGATGTGGCCTTGCAGAACCTCCATGTTGTCATGAACAGTGCACATGCGTCCATAAA
- the Entr1 gene encoding endosome-associated-trafficking regulator 1 isoform X2 → MSGYARRPGAPPLSRTRSLVVPDAPAFYERRSCLPQLDCERPHGGDLHPHLFGFRPTFMCYVPSPVLASVGDTDFGYGKGKCTKQGPSGAHETRFGGDKLEDLEEANPFSFKEFLKTKNLSLSKEDTTNSRIYPKEASRHPLGLDHSSPASQPVGYGLEYQQPFFEDPTRARNLDDDEEEDGWNEAYLPSAVEQTHSSRATENSSPCGTYLSFFSNASELAGPESLPPWTLSDTDSRVSPASPAGSPNTDFAAHGESLGDRHLRTLQISYEALKDENSKLRRKLNEVQSFSETQTEMVRTLERKLEAKMIKEESDFHDLESVVQQVEQNLELMTKRAVKAENHVMKLKQEINLLQAQLSNFKRENEALRSGQGASLTVVKQNTDVALQNLHVVMNSAHASIKQLVSGAETLNLVAEILKSIDRITEVKDEADS, encoded by the exons ATGTCAGGCTACGCGCGGCGTCCGGGCGCGCCCCCACTATCGAGGACGCGGAGCCTCGTGGTTCCCGACG CTCCTGCGTTCTATGAGCGCCGGTCTTGTCTCCCCCAGCTAGACTGTGAGCGCCCCCATGGCGGGGATCTGCACCCCCACCTCTTCGGCTTTCGGCCGACGTTTATGTGCTATGTGCCCAGCCCGGTGCTGGCTTCGGTAGGAGACACAG ATTTTGGCTATGGAAAGGGGAAATGTACTAAGCAAGGTCCATCGGGAGCCCATGAGACGCGCTTTGGAG GTGACAAACTTGAAGACCTTGAAGAAGCCAATCCGTTTTCCTTCAAAGAGTTTCTGAAAACCAAGAACCTCAGCCTATCAAAAGAAGACACGACCAACAGTCGAATTTACCCGAAG GAAGCCTCGAGGCACCCACTGGGACTAGACCACAGCTCCCCTGCCTCCCAGCCCGTGGGGTATGGCCTGGAATATCAGCAGCCGTTTTTTGAAGACCCAACAAGAGCCAGGAACCTGGATGATGATGAGGAAGAAGATGGATGGAATGAAGCCTACCTGCCATCTGCTGTGGAGCAGACTCATTCCTCTAGGGCCACAGAGAATTCATCGCCCTGTGGCACctacctttcctttttttccaacGCATCGGAGCTGGCAGGTCCTGAGTCTTTGCCCCCATGGACGCTGAGTGACACTGACTCAAGGGTCTCCCCAGCATCCCCAGCGGGGAGTCCTAACACAGACTTTGCAGCTCACGGGGAGTCCCTGGGAGACAGACACCTTCGGACGCTGCAGATAAGTTACGAAGCA CTGAAAGATGAAAATTCTAAGCTCAGAAGAAAGCTAAATGAGGTTCAGAGCTTCTCTGAAACTCAAACAGAAAT GGTGAGGACGCTTGAGCGAAAGTTGGAAGCGAAGATGATCAAGGAGGAGAGTGACTTCCATGACCTGGAGTCGGTGGTCCAGCAAGTGGAACAGAATCTCGAACTGATGACC AAACGGGCTGTGAAAGCAGAAAATCATGTCATGAAGCTGAAACAGGAAATAAATTTGCTCCAG GCACAGCTGTCCAACTTCAAGCGAGAGAATGAAGCCCTGCGGTCAGGCCAGGGTGCCAGCCTTACAGTGGTGAAGCAAAACACCGATGTGGCCTTGCAGAACCTCCATGTTGTCATGAACAGTGCACATGCGTCCATAAA